Proteins found in one Paralichthys olivaceus isolate ysfri-2021 chromosome 19, ASM2471397v2, whole genome shotgun sequence genomic segment:
- the LOC109646342 gene encoding AN1-type zinc finger protein 3-like isoform X1 → MGDTSERSKPPGLPPRCPCGFWGSSKTMNMCSKCFADIQKKQPGEDCTPKPIQSTGSSQSPIFSSETSSSSSQSLLSSPPSSSEPPSTEEPSPTFPSTREGVSSTETAQGTLCTPTKRPRESASGSESEATPEKRPRTDEKEGSSEEARGTPKQKNRRRCYRCQTKLELVQQELGSCRCGYVFCMLHRLPEQHDCLFDHLGRGREEAVLKMVKLDRKVGRSCQRIGEECS, encoded by the exons GTCCAGTAAAACCATGAACATGTGCTCCAAATGTTTTGCTG ACATCCAGAAGAAGCAGCCAGGAGAGGACTGCACCCCCAAGCCCATCCAAAGCACTGGGAGTAGCCAATCACCCATTTTCAGTAGCGAGACGAGCAGTAGCAGTAGCCAGTCCCTATTGTCGTCGCCGCCCTCTAGCTCTGAGCCACCATCAACCGAAGAGCCCTCGCCAACGTTTCCCAGCACGAGGGAAG GCGTGTCGTCCACAGAAACAGCCCAGGGCACACTCTGCACACCCACAAAACGTCCACGAGAATCAG CCTCAGGCTCAGAGAGCGAGGCGACGCCAGAGAAGCGGCCTCGGACAGACGAGAAGGAGGGGAGCAGCGAGGAGGCCCGCGGGACGCCCAAGCAGAAGAACCGCCGGCGCTGCTATCGCTGCCAAACCAAACTAGAGCTGGTGCAGCAGGAACTGGGCTCCTGCCGCTGTG GCTACGTATTCTGCATGCTCCACCGTCTACCTGAGCAGCACGACTGCCTGTTCGACCATCTGGGCCGCGGACGCGAGGAGGCCGTCCTCAAGATGGTGAAGCTGGACCGCAAGGTGGGCCGCTCGTGCCAACGCATCGGGGAGGAGTGCTCCTGA